Part of the Leptospiraceae bacterium genome, GTCTTGATAAAATACAACTAGTCCACAAAGAGCCTAATGGCAAATACCGATACTTTACCACAAGAAAAGAATTGCTATTAGATAAATTAAAAATGACTTACTAATTTTGAAAATACAATTCCGCTTGTTGTTCTTAAAAACAAAGATCAAGACTATTCAAAATTATCCGTAAACGAATACAATGGATTAGTAAATGATTGTGATTTAGAATATTGAAACTACTATAGACTTCAAGCTAACTTTGGCGATGGTCTCTAAGATTGCCATTGAAAATGAAGTCTTTATTAAAATGGTTGACTCTAACGTAGCCACAAAAGAAAATAAAAGCGGAAATATCTCGTTAGTCAGAGTATTAAAAGAGATCACGAATAAAAATATTACATTGGAGTATTTATGATTAAGTTAATCGCATTTGACCCAATTGATTATTGGATTATTTTAGAGAATAAGAATGGAATTTCGTTGTTAAAACCTCCGTACAGTTCTATTAATGATAAAGAATCTATATCACAAGATAAATTGCAGGAAGCTATTAGCAAAAGGGGATTTTTACCTGAATCTAAAATTTTCGCTAATGAAGATGATGCAATTACATTCATTAAGACCAAAAAGAATCAAAGCGAAACGGCAGTGTATTCCAATACCAATGAATCGGATGAAATATATTCGTTCATTCCAGAGCGTCCATTATTTCAAATTGTTGAAAATATGAACTTAAAGTCCTCGAATTACCTGTCTCTCAATTGGAAAACTTAAAGGAAATCACGGAAATAATCTTATTTAGAAATCCATTTATTAAAAAAAATCAAACTTTAAAAGCTCAATTCCTAAAATTAAATGAAACCTGTAAAAATCAAATTGCTTTCATTACAAGGGCTAAAGCAATAAATTTAAAGACCTATCAAAAATGAAGATGTAGGTGGAAAGCTTCTTCGATCAGTCAATTCCTCTCTAGAAATAATAAGCTTTTACATATTGTTAATCAATAATGAAAACAGTAACTTTTTATTCCTATAAAGGTGGTGTAGGTAGAACATTAGCATTAGCTAATATTGCAATGCGCTTGTCTGAGTTTGGAAAAAAAGTTTGTATTCTAGATTTTGATTTAGAAGCTCCCGTGTGAATTGTAATTTCCGAAAGTGGATTTACACAATCGAAAAGGACTAGTCGATTACATTTATGAATACAGCAAAACCAAAGAGCGTCCCGAGAACTTGCAGGAAATGGTGATTACCCTCCCACCAACTATAAAAGATGGAGAGCCGATTCAATTAATCCCCGCTGGTGATATTCACGATAAAAATTATTGGTCTAATCTATCCAATATCAACTGGACAGAGTTACTTTATAAAGAAGATGGAATCTTATTTTTATTGGATCTAAAAGAAAGAATCAAAAATGAATTAAATCCTGATTTTTTATTAATCGATTCCAGAACAGGAATCACCGAAATTGCGGGGATAACAATTAGTTTGCTCGCAGACCATGTTACGCTACTCGCAGTAAACAATCCAGAAAATCTATTCGGTTGTAAGCAATTACTCAATTCAATCCAAGACCCTTCTCGAAATTTATTTAATAGAACAATCCAGTCTACTTTTAGCCTACTAGGATTCCTGCATTGGATAAAGACATTGATATTGATTATGCCAAGCATGGCAGTTTATTGAAAAAGTCGCAGGGCAAATGTTTGATGATACGGAGAAATATAAAGAGATACTTATTATTCATTCGGATGATGAGTTACTGTTGCAGGAGTCATCGGAAATAAATGAGAATGATAGTGCAAAAGCAAATAATTATAGCAAAGCTCCTATAGCTCAAGATTATTTAAAACTATTTAAAATACTCACTGTCTGAACTGTGACGCATCCGATACGCTTCGCTCTCAGTGCAAGTTTTATGATTCATGATTGGATGATTCTGTTCTTGGATAAAGGAAAATCACTATTACCAGTAAAGTAAGTCAGGTCATCGTCTGGCAGTAAGTAGCTTCTAGCGAGCGATACGCGGAAGGGAGCAAGTGATTTCTTCTTAGCAATCGTATCGAAGTGCCCATAGTCTTTAAGACTCGATAGGCTTCTTGTAGATACTCTCTGTAAATCACACCGATGAGGAATAATGAGAATTTACTTCTTCTCTTGTTCCTTCATTTTTTCCTCTCTTTCCCGTCGACCTCGTTCATCCCAAATTCTATCAAGAATCTCGTCATCTTCCTCGGTTAATTCTATTTCTTCGGCTCCATTCATTGCATTCTTTGGAATCTTAATAGTTCGAATATTGCTACCTTAAAATAATTCTTTCAATTGTTCTGGTGTCATTCGTTCCATTCATCTCTCCATTAGCCCCTCTTATTTTTCTTCTTCGACCAAGCATCCCGTCGATCAGGATCAATATCCTTTCCTATTTTTTCCCAAAAGATTCCATCAGCGGGGGTAATTACAATTTCATTTATTATTTCTGTGCTTTGTCCTTTCTTCCTAAGAATTTCTCGGAATGCTTCTCTTTCTTTTAGTTCTTTTTCTGTAAATTTCACAGTCGATTGCATAATTG contains:
- a CDS encoding AAA family ATPase, yielding MKTVTFYSYKGGVGRTLALANIAMRLSEFGKKVCILDFDLEAPV